A window of Rhizobium acidisoli contains these coding sequences:
- a CDS encoding SOS response-associated peptidase, whose product MCGRFALTSSSADLREFFSGVDLDEFPARYNIAPTQPILVVIAGEGREQGSNQADRRAVLVRWGLTPAWVKDPRDFPLLINARSETAIGKASFRAAMRHRRILIPASGFYEWHRPSKESGERPQAYWIRPRQGGVVAFAGLMETWSSADGSEVDTGAILTTAANSGISAIHDRMPVIIKPEDFSRWLDCRTQEPREVADLMRPVQDDFFEAVPVSDKVNKVANMGPDLQQPVVVEKPLKAPEKQRPDDGQLSFF is encoded by the coding sequence ATGTGTGGACGTTTCGCCCTGACAAGCTCCAGCGCCGACCTGCGCGAATTTTTCTCCGGTGTCGATCTCGATGAGTTTCCGGCGCGCTACAACATCGCGCCGACGCAGCCGATCCTCGTCGTCATAGCAGGCGAGGGCCGGGAGCAGGGCAGCAACCAGGCCGACCGTCGCGCCGTGCTCGTGCGCTGGGGTCTGACCCCGGCCTGGGTCAAGGACCCGAGGGACTTCCCACTGCTGATCAACGCCCGCTCCGAGACCGCCATCGGCAAGGCCTCCTTCCGGGCGGCCATGCGTCATCGCCGCATACTCATCCCGGCCTCCGGCTTTTATGAATGGCATCGCCCATCCAAAGAAAGCGGCGAGCGGCCGCAGGCCTATTGGATCAGGCCGCGTCAGGGCGGGGTCGTCGCTTTTGCCGGGCTGATGGAGACATGGTCCTCGGCGGATGGTTCCGAGGTCGATACCGGCGCGATCCTGACGACAGCGGCCAATTCGGGCATATCGGCGATCCACGATCGCATGCCCGTGATTATCAAGCCGGAAGATTTTTCACGCTGGCTGGATTGCAGGACGCAGGAGCCGCGCGAGGTGGCCGACCTGATGCGGCCGGTTCAGGACGATTTTTTCGAGGCCGTCCCGGTGTCCGACAAAGTCAACAAGGTCGCCAATATGGGGCCCGACCTGCAGCAGCCGGTCGTCGTCGAAAAGCCGCTGAAGGCCCCCGAGAAGCAGAGGCCTGACGACGGCCAGCTTAGTTTCTTCTGA
- a CDS encoding YnfA family protein yields MTYIIYAFAAVFEIAGCFAFWAWLRLGKPVWWLAPGMVSLALFAWLLTLVPSEAAGRTFAAYGGIYIAASLLWLWLVESRVPDRYDIGGALVCLAGTSIILFGPRG; encoded by the coding sequence GTGACCTACATCATTTATGCCTTTGCCGCCGTCTTCGAGATCGCCGGCTGCTTCGCCTTCTGGGCGTGGCTGAGACTTGGAAAGCCCGTCTGGTGGCTGGCGCCCGGAATGGTTTCGCTGGCACTTTTTGCCTGGCTTCTGACGCTGGTCCCGAGCGAGGCCGCCGGCCGGACCTTCGCAGCTTATGGCGGCATCTATATCGCCGCCTCACTGCTCTGGCTCTGGCTGGTCGAAAGCCGCGTGCCTGATCGCTACGATATCGGCGGGGCGCTGGTCTGCCTTGCGGGAACGAGCATTATCCTCTTTGGGCCGAGAGGCTGA